The sequence CTGCGCGCAGAGTTGGGATGGCTCGTGCTACCGCCTGGAGCGGCGCTCCCCGCGTCGAGCGTGGCTACGCGGGTTTTACCGAATTGTGCATCATGTGATGTAGCATCACATGACGTTAGGGATATTTAGGTAAACATTTCCAGGGTGTTTCCTTTTACCTAATTTGCCCCCAATGCCATTTATTTAATGCTAATTTCGAATTGGGATTCGACTCGTCTATTCCCGAATTTCTCTGCGGAAAAATTAGGTAGAGACCATGCCGGACCTCCGGAAGTGGGTCCGGTTAGCTGCCCGGGAAACGCCTGCCGGGAACACGGGCCACGATAGTCGCTATGGGTACGGGAAAGGCCATCAGCGCAGTTGCGACACCTTGGAGTTGTTCCCTTCGGGACGCATTCTCGTGATGGTGCCGCCGCTCGATCTGCTTGTGCAGACGGCTCAGGCCGTGGCCGGCGGTCGGGCACCCGGCACCGACGGCCGGGGGGCGCTCTTTTAAGGAGCTGCGTGTACGGACGACGACGCACCAAATCCTGCTCGCGCTAAGAGCAAGTATTTCCTCGCTCGTGGGTGAGGAGGGGCGGGCTCCGGAGGCCGCTCTCCGGGGCTGGCTGTGCGGGCAGCGGAGGAACGCTTCGCGCTCGCGGACGAGGGGACACACCGGACGGCCGGCGATTCACGACGACCTGTGACCCGTCCGTCCTCGCTCCCGTCTGCCGCGCCAAGGGTGAGGAGGAGGGGCGGGGAAGCGTCGGCCTTCGTGATGGTGGCGAAGGACCACGAGAACGAGTACAGGGGCTGGATTCACGAACTCGGTTTGTACGAGGCGATTGGAGCGGCACCTTCTTGCGCCGCTCTGTCGATGGTGCTGATGTTTGCTGGGCTCGGCAGCTCGGCGAGCGGGTAGTCGGTTGACCATTCGCTCTGGTGGCGGTCCAATGACCAGCATGATCACCCGGCCACTCCTGCTGCGGCGAGACGTGATGGATATGGACCGGCAGCCCTGACCAGGTGCGTTTCGGACAGACCGTGACCGCGTAGCCCCGAGGGAGACGTTAACCGATGACCACATCACCATCGCCGTCCGGAGCGGAGTACGCAGAGGCGTCGTCTGTCCGTGTGGGCGTACTCGCCCCTTTGACACGGCCAGGCTGGGCCGAGGCGGGGCGACACTTGCTCGCAGGGTTCGAGTTGGCCGTTGACAAGGTCAACGGCACAGGCGGGATTGACGGCAGACCACTGGAGCTGGTGGTCAGGGACACCGCGGCCGATCCGGAGCGGGCCTTGGCGGCCGTGGACGAACTGGCCGCCTTGGGCGTGGCTGTTGTGGCGGGCGAGTATCACAGCGTCGTCGCCCGCGCCGTCGCCGGCCGGGCCGACGCCCTGGGCGTGCCGTTCCTCTGCTCGTCCGCAGTGCTTGACGAGCTCACCGAGGAGCCGACGAATTGGGTCGCGCGCCTTGCCCCGGCGCAGTCTCGTGGCTGGCGGATCTACGCGGATTTCCTCCTCGGTGAGGGACGACGCCGGATCGCCGTGGCGAGTCAGCCGAGCGTCTACTGGGCGTCCGGGGCTCGCGTCCTGCGGGAGCACCTCGCTCCACGTGGTGGCACTGTCGTCGAACTCGACGCGAGCGCTCTCGCCCCCGAGGCCCTGTGCGATGCGCTCGTGGACCACGGCGCGACGGCGCTGCTCCTGCTGGTCGGCCACCCGGAGCCGGCGGTGCCGATCGTCAGGGCCGTACGGGATGATGTGCGGCTTGCGGAGATCCTGATCGGCGCTCCGGCCGGACAACCGGAGTTTGCTGACTGGTCCGCGCTTCTGGGCGAGGATGGCGCCGGGATCCCGTTTCTGCGTTACCTGCCTGAGGTCCTCGGCCCGCTCGGCGCACGCGTCGAGAAGGAACTGCGCGAGCATCTGGGCGAAGCGCCTTCCTTCGTCGCCTTCGAGGGCTGGGACACCGTCACTGTCCTTGCCGAGGTGTTGCGTTCCCACGGCACGGACCGGGCAGCAATCGCCGAGTCATGGCCGCGCGTGGTGGTCGATGGCACCCGCGGGCCGATCCGGTTCTCCCGCACCACGGACATCAGCGTTTGGCAATGGGCTTGGACACCGATCCAAGTCGTTGACCGGGACCCCGCGGAGCCCCATCGCTTTCGGGTCCTGCGCGCCGGCTGAGAGGGCGCGGGGGCTCGGTGAGCTCGTCTGGCCCTCCGGGGCGGTCCCGGCAGGGACCTGCGAGGGGCCGGGCTTCCCACGCGGACCGGGGTCGACCGTATCCCGGCCGGCCCTCCATCCCGTTGTACGCGGTGACGCGGCCGTCCGGCGCATCACCGCGCGCGGTAGTACGGTCTGCCGTCATCCCGCCGCGCCGACGAAGGATGACGCTGATGACCACCCCCTCCCAGGAGAACGCCGTCGAGGACGAGGACCGCGTGCGGGAAGCGGTGACCGGGTTGATCGCCGTCTTCGAGAACCTCGGAGCCGAGCATCAGGCGCTGGAGGCCGAGGAGGCGAAGACCGGCGCGCGCGCCGTGGCACCGTGATCCGCATGGGCGGCACCTCGACCAGAGCGCCCGCATCGTGGTCCTCGCCAGGCGGCAGGCGCCTGACCCGGGCGGTCGCACGTGGAGGTCGCTCAGCTTCCCGAGTGCGCGCGGATGCTTGGCGGCGGCCATCGGCGTTTTTAGTGGCTGCCCGATGTGGTGTCGGTGGACGGCTTGCCAGGGAGCCCGTCTGCGCCCGTAGCGTGCTCGGTGGCGGCCCAGGTGGCGAGAAGCCGCAGGGTGTCGTGGTCGGGGGTGCCGGGGGCGGCGCTGTAGGCGGTCAGGGTCAGTCCCGGCTGAGCCGGTAGTTCCATGGCGTCGAAGTCGAGGGCGAGGACGCCGACAGCGGGGTGGTGGAACGCTTTGCGGCCCGTGTGATGCAGGCGCACGTTGTGCCTGGCCCAAGCGGTGCGGAACTCATCGCTGCGGGTGACGAGCTCCCCGATCAGTCCGGTCAGCCCGGTGTCATGCGGGGCTCGTCCGGCTTCGGTACGCAGGAGGGAGACGGTGGTGTTCACGGCTTCCTCCCAGTGGGGGAAGAATTCGCGGCCTGTGGGGTCGAGGAACTGGAAGCGCGCGATGTTGACCGGTTCGCGTGCGCCGGTGGCGTAGAGCGGGCTGTACAGGGCGCGGCCCAGGGGGTTGGTGGCCAGGACGTCAAGGCGGCCGTTTCGGATGAAGGCCGGGCATTCGCCCATGGAGCGCAGGACGCGCAGCACGCTGTCGGGCAGGGGGCCGCGGGCGCGCTTGGTGCGACGGGCGGGCCGGTGGGCGGCGGCGCGGGCCAGGTCGTACAGGTGAGCGCGTTCGGCGTCGTCGAGCTGGAGAGCGTTCGCGAGCGCGTCAAGGACTTCTTCGGAGGCTCCGGCGAGGTGGCCGCGCTCCAGGCGGACGTAGTAGTCGATGCTGACGCCGGCGAGCAGGGCGACTTCCTCGCGGCGCAGGCCGGGCACGCGCCGGTTGCCGCCGTAGGCGGGCAGCCCGGCCTGCTGCGGGGTGATCCTGGCGCGGCGGGAGCCAAGGAATTCGCGGATGTCGCTCGCGGTACTCATGCCTTCCACGCTAAGCCGGACGGCGCAGACGTGGGGGGGCCTGTCAGTACCTGTAACAGCAAGCCCTTCTTCCCCTTCTTGACCTGGTGTTTCCTCGAAGTCGCAGGCCGTCGGCGCTGTCGGGAGCCGCCGGGGAGTCAGCTGCTCGCGGCTGCCGTGGTGCCCGGTCCGATACACCGTGGGAGCAGCCCGGCCCCCGTTCACTCAAGGAGACCTTCCGTATGCCGAAGCAGTCCGCCCCCCAAGACCTTGCCGCCATTGCTCCGAAGCTGGTGGAGGTCACCGATGAGGTCCTCTTCGGTGACATCTGGGAGCGCCCCGGGCTGTCGCCGCGCGACCGGAGCCTGGTGACTGTGAGCGTCCTGGCGGCGCTCTACCGCAGCGAGCAGCTCGGCTATCACCTTGGCGTCGCCCTGGACAACGGGCTCGGTGTGGAAGAGCTGTCGGAGGCGATCACGCATCTGGCGTTCTACGCGGGCTGGCCCAATGCGATGACCGCGATCACGCGGCTGAAGAAGATCGCCGACGAGCGTTCCGCCTGACCCCCGGGGGGCGAGCGCCGCGGGCCGCACCCCGTACGGCCGGCGACCCGTGCGAAACCGACGAGGAGAGACCACCATGACCGCAAGCGGATTCGACCAGATCTTCCCCCTCGGGGAGAAGAACGACGCCTTCGCGCAGTACTTCACCGGCCAGAGCTACCTGGCCCCGCTCGCCTCGGGGAGCGTTCCCGTCAGCAACGTTTCCTTCGAGCCGGGCTGCCGCAATAACTGGCACATCCACCGCGGCACGAGCGGGGGCGGCGACCAGATCCTGCTGTGCACGGCCGGCAACGGCTGGTACCAGGCCGAGGGCGAGGAGGCTGTCAGCATGGAGCCGGGCACCGTGATCCGCGTCCCGGCGGGCACGAAGCACTGGCACGGGGCGAAGGCCGACTCGTGGTTCTCCCACCTCGCCTTCATCACCCCGGGTGAGAACGTCCGCAACGAATGGCTGGAGCCCGTCGACGACGAGGCGTACGGACAGCTGCCGAAGAACGGAGCGAACGCATGACCATCCTGAACGAGACCTACACGCTGTCGAACGGGGTTGAGATCCCCAAGCTGGGGCTCGGCACCTGGTTCATCGACGACGACAAGGCGGCCGACGCGGTGCGCGCGGCCGTCGGGATCGGCTACCGCAACATCGACACCGCCCAGGCATACGGCAACGAGCACGGCGTCGGCGACGGCGTACGCAGCTGCGGGGTGCCCCGTGAGGAGCTGTTCGTCTCGACCAAGCTCGCCGCCGAGATCAAGGACTACGACCGGGCGATCGCCGCGATCGACGGCTCTCTGACCGCGCTGGGCCTGGACCACGTCGACCTCATGCTGATCCACAGCCCGCAGCCCTGGGACGACTTCCGCGGCGGCGACTACGCCCAGGGCAACCGTGAGGCATGGCGTGCCCTGGAGGACGCCCACCAGGCCGGGAAGATCCGCGCCGTCGGCGTCTCAAACTTCCAGCAGCACGATCTGGAGAACATTCTTGAGGGCGCGCGCGTGGTCCCGCACGTGAACCAGCTCCTCGTGCACGCCGGCAATACCCCCTCCGGCCTGCTGGCCTACTGCGAGAGCAAGCAGATCCTCGTCGAGGCGTACTCCCCCATCGCCCACGGCGCGATCCTCGAGAACACCGATGTCCAGGCCATGGCACACAAGTACGGCGTATCCGTCCCCCAGCTGTGCATCCGCTACACCCTGCAACTGGGCACAGTGTCACTGCCCAAGACGGCCAACCTCGAGCACATGCGCTCCAACGCCGAGGTCGCCTTCGAGATCTCCGGCGCCGACATGGACGTCCTTCGAGACCTGCGCGACGTGGACTACGGCGAACACAGCGCCTTCCCCGTCTACAGCGGCAAGTGACAGCGGACGCGAGCGCCGGCCTCCCACGCGCTGACGATCCGCTCCCAGTTGCGGACGTTGAGGGTGCGGTAGTCCACGACACACTGACGGGGACGGTCGACCGCCGGACCGGGCCGCGCGCGGTACTCAGCTCGCGCTGCTCCTCTGCCTCGGCGGCCCGGTGCGCGCGGCCTGGGCGACGCGCTCGCGGAAGTCATCGGTCATCGGCGGTTCCCTTCGGGGTAGTTGGTCGACATGACTGAGAGAAAACCTGTGGACCCGGCTGCCAGGGGCGTGATGCGGTCCACGGATCGGATACTGGTGTGGTCGGCGCCTGTGCTGGCTGTGGGCCTGCTGGTATGGGGTGTCGGGGGCGTGATCTCGGATGCTCCCATGGCCCGCATCGCGTGGCAGTTCGTGCTGGCGTTCGTGATGGCGTGCAACGCAGTCGCCGCTCGGCAGCGGCTGCGGCGCGACGACTTCCCGGACGAGCGACGGCCGTGAGTCACCCGGTGGGCTCCTCACACTCGTGCTCGACCGTATGGCCTTCGCCGTCCGGGAGGACCGGGCCGTTGTCTTCGTTCGGCCAGCCGCCGCACACCTCGCCGCTCAGCGAGGCGGTCACGGCAACTTAACGTACCGGCCAGGCACCACCGAACCCACAACCACGCCCCCGGTGCCGACGCACGGCCCGGATCGCCCCCGGTCTCGAAGAGGGCGCGGCGACAGAACACCAGGACGAGACGCCGTGGCAGAGCCGCGTCGCTACGGGGGGCGCAGGGGCCGCTCGTAGCAGTGTCAGCTCGTGCCGCCGACGCCGTCCTCGATCAGCGCGGACATCGCGTCCATGGTCGCCTCGGTGCCATCGCCGGTGACGTATACGACAGCCGTTCGCGAGCCGTCCGCCGTGACGCCGGCCCAGGCGTGGTAGCCG comes from Streptomyces sp. Tu6071 and encodes:
- a CDS encoding ABC transporter substrate-binding protein, producing MTTSPSPSGAEYAEASSVRVGVLAPLTRPGWAEAGRHLLAGFELAVDKVNGTGGIDGRPLELVVRDTAADPERALAAVDELAALGVAVVAGEYHSVVARAVAGRADALGVPFLCSSAVLDELTEEPTNWVARLAPAQSRGWRIYADFLLGEGRRRIAVASQPSVYWASGARVLREHLAPRGGTVVELDASALAPEALCDALVDHGATALLLLVGHPEPAVPIVRAVRDDVRLAEILIGAPAGQPEFADWSALLGEDGAGIPFLRYLPEVLGPLGARVEKELREHLGEAPSFVAFEGWDTVTVLAEVLRSHGTDRAAIAESWPRVVVDGTRGPIRFSRTTDISVWQWAWTPIQVVDRDPAEPHRFRVLRAG
- a CDS encoding helix-turn-helix transcriptional regulator produces the protein MSTASDIREFLGSRRARITPQQAGLPAYGGNRRVPGLRREEVALLAGVSIDYYVRLERGHLAGASEEVLDALANALQLDDAERAHLYDLARAAAHRPARRTKRARGPLPDSVLRVLRSMGECPAFIRNGRLDVLATNPLGRALYSPLYATGAREPVNIARFQFLDPTGREFFPHWEEAVNTTVSLLRTEAGRAPHDTGLTGLIGELVTRSDEFRTAWARHNVRLHHTGRKAFHHPAVGVLALDFDAMELPAQPGLTLTAYSAAPGTPDHDTLRLLATWAATEHATGADGLPGKPSTDTTSGSH
- a CDS encoding carboxymuconolactone decarboxylase family protein, which codes for MPKQSAPQDLAAIAPKLVEVTDEVLFGDIWERPGLSPRDRSLVTVSVLAALYRSEQLGYHLGVALDNGLGVEELSEAITHLAFYAGWPNAMTAITRLKKIADERSA
- a CDS encoding cupin domain-containing protein is translated as MTASGFDQIFPLGEKNDAFAQYFTGQSYLAPLASGSVPVSNVSFEPGCRNNWHIHRGTSGGGDQILLCTAGNGWYQAEGEEAVSMEPGTVIRVPAGTKHWHGAKADSWFSHLAFITPGENVRNEWLEPVDDEAYGQLPKNGANA
- a CDS encoding aldo/keto reductase; protein product: MTILNETYTLSNGVEIPKLGLGTWFIDDDKAADAVRAAVGIGYRNIDTAQAYGNEHGVGDGVRSCGVPREELFVSTKLAAEIKDYDRAIAAIDGSLTALGLDHVDLMLIHSPQPWDDFRGGDYAQGNREAWRALEDAHQAGKIRAVGVSNFQQHDLENILEGARVVPHVNQLLVHAGNTPSGLLAYCESKQILVEAYSPIAHGAILENTDVQAMAHKYGVSVPQLCIRYTLQLGTVSLPKTANLEHMRSNAEVAFEISGADMDVLRDLRDVDYGEHSAFPVYSGK